GAACGCGGCTTTCTGGTTTGCGCCAACGATCTGCGCGGCAACCGGATCGTCACCCTCAAGGATCTCGGCATCCAGACCGAACCAGGCAATCCGGATTGATATGAACCACTTCTGGACAATCTTAAACAGTGCATTAACAGCCCGATAAGTCTATCGACCGTTGTCACTGAAGGAATGCCTTTCCTTCACATTTGTAACATGACCTGCCCACTTTTGGATGGCACAACAGGGCCAGCACTAGGGGACAGACTAATGGATATCGAACTGAAGGTTCTATGTGGGATCTGCATTGGAGACTACATGGACAAATTGGAAGAGCTGCGCGCGTCGATAGAGCATACCTGGCCATATATCGACGAAACCGGAATGGGGAGCGGCGTTTGTGCTCCCGAACGATTTGCCCGGAACCTCGGCGCAGTGGTTATCATCGCCCTCCACAAGAACAGGATCATCGGAGCCGCCTGTGGCGAGCCGTTGATGCATGAGGCCGCAAGCCTTGGCGATCCTCTGATCCGGAATGGAGAGGCAATTGAGGACTTCTTCTACTTTGCCCAGCTTTTGCTCGACGATGCCTATCGTGGCATGGACCTTGAGGAAAAGCTGTTCGAGGCCATCGAACATCACGCCCGGGAAATCGGATTTGCAAGGGTCAACTTCTGTGCGGACTACGCCATGGATTCCACTCTTGAGCGAACCGGCCCCAAAAAGACGAAAGAAGACCGCGCCATCGAGACCCTCTGGCGCACGCGCAACTACCGTCCCCTGATGGGCGCCCGCTTCAGTCCGCAGGCCGATCCCGATCAGGACATGCAGATCTGGGTGAAGGATCTCAACATCGACCAGCAAAGAGAGCAAAAGGGTCGCCGCAAAGCTGTAGCCGGGTAACATTGATCAGACATCCCGAGGCAACAAGCCACCAAACGAAAAAGCCGGCCCATGGGACCGGCTTTTCGTTTGTCTGATCGGCAAATCAGGCCGATGCCTTGGCTGCCTGAGCGCTCTTCACAGTGATCACATCGGGCACCACGACCTCGGTCTTGGTACTTGCGATCCAGCCACCGCCCCAAAGCTGGGCTTCCTTCTCTACGCCATCATAGAAGACGCAGGCCTGCCCGGGCGCAACGCCCTGCTCGCCATCGAGCAGTTCGACCTCGAAACCGCCATCAGGCATGGCAAACAGCAATGCCTCTTTCGGCGGCCGGGTCGAGCGGACCTTGGCATGGATCTCAAGGCCTGTCTCGGGGAACTCCGCAAAAGACTGCGGCCCGAGCCAATTGACGTCTCTCAGTTTCAAACGGCGGGTCACCAGCGCCTCACGCGGACCAACGATCACATGTTTATGGATCGGGTCCAGCTTGACCACATAGAGCGGATCAGCCGACGAAACCCCAAGGCCACGACGCTGGCCAACGGTATAATGAATGATGCCCTTGTGTTCACCCAGAACGCGGCCATCAATATGAACGATGTCGCCCGGCTCAGCCGCACCCGGGTGCAGCCGTTCGATCACGTCGGTATATTTGCCCGTCGGCACAAAGCAGATGTCCTGACTGTCCTGCTTGTCGGCAACACTGAGACCAAGCTCACGCGCCAGAGCACGGGCTTCGGGCTTCGGCATGCCGCCGAGCGGGAAACGCAGAAAGTCGATCTGTTCCTGTGTCGTGGCAAACAGGAAATAGGTCTGATCGCGATCCTCGTCGGACGGGCGGAACAGCACGCGGCGGTTCCCGACCATCTTGGACGAGATATAATGGCCCGTGGCCATGCAATCGGCACCGAATTCCTTGGCCGTCTCGAGGAGATCCTCGAACTTGACCGTCTGGTTGCAGGTAACGCACGGCACCGGCGTCTCGCCGGAGAGATAGCTCTCGGCGAACCGGTCGATCACCGCTTCCTTGAAGCGACTTTCATAATCCAGCACATAGTGGGGGATACCGAGATGCTCGGCCACGCGGCGAGCATCCTGAATATCCTGGCCAGCACAACAGGCCCCAACCCGGTGCATCGCCTTGCCATGATCATAGAGTTGCAGGGTCACGCCGATGACGTCATACCCCTGATGTTTGAGCAAGGCCGCCGTTACCGACGAATCCACACCGCCGGACATGGCAACAACAACACGGGTGTCCTCTGGGCGACCAGGCAAATCGAGACTGTTCAGCATCTTGTCGATTCCAATCTACGAAAGTTCATCGGCAACAAGCTCTGGTCCTGCTTATTCTGTTGCCGGTATTTGAATGGCCCTTATATAGCGACTTTGCCCCATTTTGAAAGCCCAAATCAAAAATTTGCCCTGCCAGACCCGGCATATTTTTCCCTGACCGCGGCAATTCTTGACCCTGCTGGCAAAAGCTGCCGCCTGAACCTTTTCAGCAAACCTTTGAAACAAAATGACATTCAAGGAAAAGCCACACTGGCACATTTCTTGAATACTCGTGCCCGACAGTGTGTTGTGAGGTGGGAATGGTAGCTCAGTATACAGTCTTGGCCGATGTGATCGCCAGTCCGCGTGCGCCCGTTGCGAACAGCAAGGGCCAATCGCGTGCTGCGTCGTCGGCAACGAGCTTTGATCAGCATCTGAAAGAACAGACGAAGGCAGCCGACGCCCGGACCGCTCGCAATGCAGGCAATGGCGAGACGGTGCGAGACAACACGCGTGCGCGTACGGAGACCGATAGAGGCGCACAGGCAGCCCCTGAGAGTGAAGTCGCAAACGTCGCGAACACCGAGACATCAGACCAGTCGGATGAAACGGCAAATGACGTGAGCGAAGCCGTATCGACCCACTCCGAAATCATCCTGCAATTCGATCAGCCCGTGGCCAATGGTAATCCGGCCCCCGCCAATAGTGACATGACCCTGCCCGCCCAGACCGAGGATGGCGCAGGCGATGAGATGGCCCAGTTGCCTGCAACGCCCCCAATCATGCCGACAGTCCCGACGGACGCCGCAGCCGACGATGGCACCACTGGTGCCACTTCGCAGGGGTCAGTGCCCACTCCGGCCAATGGCAATGACACTGGTCAGCAATCAAATGCTCCGGTTGCGCCCGAGCTTCCTGCTGGCTTGAAACCGGATGGAACGGTTCCGCCAGCCACCACCGACGAGACAGGTCTGTCCGGTGCGGCGCAGGACGCTGGCACGCAAGAAAACACGACCATTGAGAATGAGGATGCGACGACCCGGACGGCTGCGACACCGCCGGCCCCGCTCCTTGATGAGAACGGGCAGCAGGTGGATGCAGAGGCCCCCGTGGAGACATCCAAGGGATCGCCCGGCGCCCCTGCTGCCCCGTCACCGGATCTTTCAACACAATCTTCACAAACGGCTCAGCCGGTTGATGTTGCCGTGGTCGACGGCAATGATGCTACTGTGGCACCTGATG
The sequence above is drawn from the uncultured Cohaesibacter sp. genome and encodes:
- the mnmA gene encoding tRNA 2-thiouridine(34) synthase MnmA; the encoded protein is MLNSLDLPGRPEDTRVVVAMSGGVDSSVTAALLKHQGYDVIGVTLQLYDHGKAMHRVGACCAGQDIQDARRVAEHLGIPHYVLDYESRFKEAVIDRFAESYLSGETPVPCVTCNQTVKFEDLLETAKEFGADCMATGHYISSKMVGNRRVLFRPSDEDRDQTYFLFATTQEQIDFLRFPLGGMPKPEARALARELGLSVADKQDSQDICFVPTGKYTDVIERLHPGAAEPGDIVHIDGRVLGEHKGIIHYTVGQRRGLGVSSADPLYVVKLDPIHKHVIVGPREALVTRRLKLRDVNWLGPQSFAEFPETGLEIHAKVRSTRPPKEALLFAMPDGGFEVELLDGEQGVAPGQACVFYDGVEKEAQLWGGGWIASTKTEVVVPDVITVKSAQAAKASA